A genomic stretch from Chitinophaga lutea includes:
- the kdsB gene encoding 3-deoxy-manno-octulosonate cytidylyltransferase, whose translation MKKIALIPARYAATRFPGKMMAVLGGKTIIWRTYESARNTGVFDEVMVVTDSDVIYNEIVSNGGKAVMSKKEHESGSDRIAEAVEDMEDVDIVVNVQGDTPFTQKEPLEKLLQVFEGETGKNVQVASLMQVLTDWKDIEDPNFVKVVVDKDFNALFFSRSVLPYPRDKAVNTTYYEHIGVYAFRRSALLQFTRTPMSPLEAAEKIECLRYLENGISLKMVVTDYMGVEIDTPEDLERASRYLENK comes from the coding sequence ATGAAAAAGATCGCACTGATCCCTGCACGTTATGCAGCCACCCGGTTTCCCGGCAAAATGATGGCCGTGCTGGGCGGTAAAACCATCATCTGGCGCACCTACGAATCCGCCCGCAATACCGGCGTGTTTGATGAAGTGATGGTGGTGACAGACAGCGACGTGATCTATAACGAAATCGTCAGCAATGGCGGCAAAGCCGTAATGAGCAAAAAAGAGCACGAAAGCGGCTCCGATCGTATAGCCGAAGCCGTGGAGGATATGGAGGATGTGGATATCGTGGTGAACGTGCAGGGCGATACGCCTTTCACCCAGAAGGAACCGCTCGAAAAACTGCTGCAGGTGTTCGAAGGGGAAACCGGCAAAAATGTACAGGTAGCCTCGCTCATGCAGGTGCTGACAGACTGGAAAGACATTGAAGACCCCAACTTCGTGAAAGTGGTGGTGGACAAGGATTTCAACGCGCTTTTCTTTTCAAGGTCGGTATTGCCGTACCCGCGGGACAAAGCTGTGAACACCACCTACTACGAGCACATCGGGGTGTATGCTTTTCGCCGCAGCGCCCTGCTGCAATTTACCCGTACGCCCATGAGCCCACTCGAAGCTGCGGAGAAAATAGAATGTTTACGTTATCTTGAAAACGGGATCTCCCTGAAAATGGTCGTAACCGACTATATGGGAGTGGAGATCGATACGCCGGAAGACCTGGAGCGCGCTTCGAGGTACCTGGAGAATAAATAA
- a CDS encoding DegT/DnrJ/EryC1/StrS family aminotransferase, which yields MPGFELFGAEEKKEVNDVLETGIYMRYGFDGPRKGIWKAKELEQALCERFNVQHAQLTSSGTTALTTAMAALGIGAGDEVIMPTFTFVASFEAVLSVGATPVLVDVDDTLTLAPAAVKAAITPQTKAVMPVHMCGSMADMDALEEICREHKLILLEDACQSTGATHKGRALGSIGDAGTFSFDFVKTITCAEGGAVITNNKEVYLKCDAYSDHGHDHLGGADRGADGHPHLGFNFRISELHAAVGLAQIRKLDRFLAILRNNKQVLKEALAAVPQVTFRRLPDPEGDSATHLSFFLPDADTARAATAAIKAAGLPAFYWFDNNWHYVRKWQHFKESATLTPFAAQLTKAMEVYKTKTFEASDAIISRCISFPISLAWTEEELRDRATKLAAAVKSVL from the coding sequence ATGCCAGGATTTGAACTATTTGGCGCAGAAGAGAAAAAAGAAGTAAATGACGTACTGGAAACCGGCATTTACATGCGTTATGGATTTGACGGTCCCCGCAAAGGGATCTGGAAAGCGAAAGAGCTGGAGCAGGCGCTCTGCGAGCGGTTTAACGTGCAGCATGCGCAGCTGACTTCCAGCGGCACCACGGCGCTCACCACCGCGATGGCCGCCCTGGGCATCGGCGCCGGCGATGAGGTGATCATGCCTACTTTTACTTTCGTGGCTTCGTTCGAAGCCGTACTGTCCGTAGGCGCTACCCCCGTGCTGGTGGATGTGGACGATACGCTCACCCTGGCCCCCGCGGCGGTAAAAGCCGCCATCACGCCGCAAACCAAAGCCGTGATGCCCGTGCACATGTGCGGTTCCATGGCTGACATGGATGCCCTGGAGGAAATCTGCCGCGAGCATAAACTGATCCTGCTGGAAGATGCCTGCCAGTCTACCGGTGCCACTCATAAAGGCCGCGCCCTGGGCTCTATCGGCGATGCCGGCACTTTTTCATTCGACTTCGTAAAAACCATCACCTGCGCCGAAGGCGGTGCGGTGATCACCAACAATAAGGAAGTATACCTGAAGTGCGATGCGTACTCCGATCATGGCCACGACCACCTTGGCGGGGCCGACCGCGGAGCCGACGGGCATCCGCACCTCGGCTTCAATTTCCGGATTTCGGAGCTGCATGCGGCCGTGGGCCTGGCGCAGATCCGCAAGCTCGACCGCTTCCTGGCTATTCTCCGCAATAACAAACAGGTATTGAAAGAAGCCCTGGCAGCAGTGCCGCAGGTAACATTCCGTCGCCTCCCCGATCCGGAAGGCGACAGCGCCACCCACCTGTCTTTCTTCCTGCCCGATGCCGACACCGCCCGCGCAGCTACCGCAGCCATCAAAGCCGCCGGTTTGCCTGCGTTCTACTGGTTCGACAATAACTGGCACTATGTGCGTAAATGGCAGCACTTCAAAGAAAGCGCCACCCTCACGCCGTTTGCCGCGCAGCTGACCAAAGCCATGGAAGTGTATAAAACCAAAACTTTCGAGGCCTCCGACGCCATCATCAGCCGCTGCATTTCTTTCCCCATCAGCCTCGCCTGGACGGAGGAAGAACTGCGCGACCGCGCCACCAAACTCGCCGCCGCCGTTAAAAGTGTTTTATAA
- a CDS encoding YybH family protein, translating into MRQCIILIAISLFTLQMPASAQSRDVNAIKAVLGTQLTAWNEGNLERFMETYWRSDSLMFIGKSGITYGWQATLDNYKKSYPGKEGMGTLTFNLLEFKKLATDVYFVVGKWHLARTIGDLSGHFTLVVRKMKGEWKIVADHSS; encoded by the coding sequence ATGCGTCAATGCATCATTCTCATTGCGATATCTTTATTCACCCTCCAAATGCCCGCCAGTGCGCAGTCGCGGGACGTCAACGCCATTAAAGCGGTGCTTGGCACCCAGCTGACGGCCTGGAACGAGGGAAACCTGGAGCGTTTCATGGAGACCTACTGGCGGTCCGATTCCCTGATGTTCATCGGGAAAAGCGGCATCACATATGGCTGGCAGGCGACGCTCGACAATTACAAAAAGTCGTATCCCGGCAAAGAGGGCATGGGCACACTGACCTTCAACCTGCTGGAATTTAAAAAACTGGCCACGGATGTGTATTTTGTAGTAGGGAAATGGCATCTCGCCCGCACAATCGGCGATCTTTCCGGCCACTTCACCCTCGTAGTGCGGAAAATGAAAGGAGAGTGGAAAATCGTGGCAGACCATTCCAGTTAA
- a CDS encoding N-acyl-D-amino-acid deacylase family protein yields the protein MTKRLLWLPLLLAGLGVHAQSDCDLLIRHAKIIDGTGNSWYYGDVAVKDGRILQTGRLPATLKASRTIEAGGLVVAPGFIDVHTHIEGDEFKVPTADNFLYDGVTTVITGNCGSSNVDLGKYFRQLDSLKTSVNVGSLIGHNDVRRAVMGSTDRAPSPDEQQRMEAIVDKAMQDGAVGFSTGLIYLPGLYARTPEVVGMAKVAALHGGVYATHMRNEGDAVEAAIEEALTIGRQANIPVEISHFKIGGKQNWGRSNVTLGMVEKARQEGLEVTIDQYPYTASSTSLRTMLPDWALSGGADSIQYRLKDPATRKRIAGEMTAMYKKRGLKHLDYAVVAYFKPDTTFNGKNIAEVNKMRGRKSNLKEEVQTVLDMAEMGNASMVFHGMSEKDVKYIMQYPFNMFASDASIREFNVGVPHPRGYGTNARVLGKYVREEKVIGLEEAIRRMTSLPAQKFRLKNRGLLLPGYAADIVIFNPDTVKDLSTFSAPHQYSTGFQYVLVNGQVTVDNGKHNGTRSGAVLKLNQ from the coding sequence ATGACAAAACGGCTCCTCTGGCTTCCCTTACTGCTGGCCGGTTTGGGCGTACATGCCCAATCTGATTGCGACCTCCTGATCAGACATGCAAAAATCATCGACGGCACCGGTAACTCCTGGTATTACGGCGATGTGGCGGTGAAAGACGGGCGCATACTGCAAACGGGCCGCCTGCCCGCCACCCTCAAAGCCAGCCGTACCATCGAAGCCGGCGGCCTCGTTGTGGCGCCGGGTTTCATAGACGTGCATACCCATATCGAGGGCGACGAATTCAAGGTGCCTACGGCGGATAACTTCCTGTACGACGGCGTGACCACCGTGATCACCGGCAACTGCGGCTCTTCCAATGTAGACCTCGGCAAATATTTCCGCCAGCTCGACAGCCTGAAGACTTCCGTGAACGTCGGTTCCCTCATTGGCCACAACGACGTTCGGCGGGCTGTGATGGGCAGTACCGACCGTGCGCCCAGCCCGGATGAGCAGCAGCGGATGGAAGCGATCGTCGACAAAGCGATGCAGGACGGCGCGGTAGGCTTTTCCACCGGCCTCATCTATCTGCCCGGCCTCTACGCCCGCACGCCCGAAGTGGTGGGCATGGCGAAAGTAGCGGCCCTGCACGGCGGTGTGTACGCCACGCACATGCGCAACGAAGGCGATGCCGTGGAAGCCGCCATAGAAGAAGCGCTTACCATCGGCCGGCAGGCGAATATCCCGGTGGAAATATCCCATTTCAAAATCGGCGGCAAACAGAACTGGGGCCGCTCCAATGTGACGCTCGGCATGGTGGAAAAAGCCCGGCAGGAAGGGCTCGAGGTCACCATCGACCAGTATCCCTACACGGCCAGCAGCACCAGTTTACGCACCATGCTGCCCGACTGGGCATTGTCCGGCGGAGCGGATTCGATCCAGTACCGCCTGAAAGACCCCGCCACCCGCAAAAGAATTGCCGGGGAAATGACGGCGATGTATAAAAAACGCGGCCTGAAGCACCTCGACTACGCCGTAGTGGCTTATTTCAAGCCGGACACCACCTTCAACGGAAAAAACATCGCGGAAGTAAACAAGATGCGGGGCCGCAAATCCAACCTGAAAGAAGAAGTACAAACGGTGCTCGACATGGCGGAAATGGGAAATGCCAGCATGGTGTTCCACGGCATGAGCGAAAAGGATGTGAAATACATCATGCAATACCCTTTCAACATGTTTGCGTCAGACGCGAGCATCCGCGAGTTTAACGTGGGCGTGCCGCATCCCCGCGGGTATGGCACCAATGCAAGAGTGCTGGGGAAATATGTGCGGGAAGAAAAAGTGATCGGGCTGGAAGAAGCCATCCGCAGAATGACGTCGCTGCCGGCGCAGAAATTCCGGCTCAAAAACCGCGGGCTGCTGTTGCCCGGTTATGCGGCAGATATTGTGATCTTTAACCCCGATACGGTCAAAGACCTGTCTACCTTTAGCGCCCCGCACCAATACAGCACCGGCTTCCAGTACGTACTGGTCAACGGGCAGGTAACGGTCGATAACGGGAAGCACAACGGCACCAGGAGCGGCGCCGTCTTGAAACTGAATCAATAG
- a CDS encoding phage holin family protein, with translation MGILIRILVTALAALLTAYLLPGVKLPDFKTALLLAIVLGLLNLIVKPILVLLTLPVTIITLGLFLLVINALIVLWASSLVKGFKVDNFWWALIFSVVLSVISSIMLSLGPSQDND, from the coding sequence ATGGGAATACTGATTCGTATACTCGTCACCGCATTGGCCGCCCTGTTAACGGCGTACCTGTTGCCCGGCGTAAAACTGCCGGATTTTAAAACCGCACTTTTACTCGCCATCGTGCTGGGCCTGCTCAACCTCATCGTAAAACCGATACTGGTACTGCTCACGCTGCCCGTGACCATTATTACCCTCGGCCTCTTTTTACTGGTGATCAACGCGCTGATCGTGTTGTGGGCCAGCAGCCTGGTAAAGGGGTTCAAGGTAGACAACTTCTGGTGGGCGCTCATCTTCAGTGTAGTGCTCTCCGTGATCAGCAGTATCATGCTGTCGCTGGGGCCGTCGCAGGACAACGACTAA
- a CDS encoding M16 family metallopeptidase, producing MINRKQAPPIKDAVEFELSLKPYELFKLDNGIPVYVIRSEEQETLQLELVFPAGSWYESENMVAAATNFLMKNGTSKRSALEINELIEYYGAYLNRNCYHENATYTLHCLSKHTASLLPVFQEVIQDPVFPDEELAIYVQNMKQKLAVNLQKCEFVANRHIDKYLFGEFHPYGRVSSMMAYDALQTESLRAFYKKQYTYNNCKIFLAGNLPADMIEMLNRYFGSSEWNGQSHLLRPDLPILPAEEKKYRIFNDENGVQGAVRVARPFPNRYHPDFPKMLVLNTIFGGYFGSRLMSNIREDKGYTYGIHSQIYNFRQTGGINIHTEAGRDVCEATLTEIYKELARLQTEPVPEEELGLVRNYMIGSILGDLDGAFQVIQRWKNLILNDLDEHYFQNNVRTIKTITAEELQHLAKVYFNREDFYELIVI from the coding sequence ATGATCAACAGAAAACAGGCGCCCCCGATCAAAGACGCTGTGGAATTTGAATTGTCGCTGAAGCCATACGAACTGTTTAAACTCGATAACGGTATTCCCGTGTACGTGATCCGTTCGGAAGAACAGGAGACCCTTCAACTGGAACTGGTATTCCCCGCCGGTTCGTGGTACGAGTCTGAGAACATGGTGGCCGCGGCTACCAACTTCCTCATGAAAAACGGCACCAGCAAACGTTCCGCGCTGGAGATCAACGAGCTGATCGAATATTACGGGGCCTATCTCAACCGCAATTGTTACCACGAAAACGCTACGTATACTTTACACTGCCTGTCCAAACACACAGCCTCCCTGCTGCCGGTGTTCCAGGAAGTGATCCAGGACCCTGTGTTCCCGGACGAGGAACTGGCGATTTATGTGCAGAACATGAAACAGAAGCTGGCGGTGAATCTGCAGAAATGTGAATTCGTAGCCAACCGGCATATCGATAAATACCTCTTCGGAGAGTTCCATCCTTACGGCCGCGTGAGCAGCATGATGGCGTACGATGCCCTGCAAACGGAATCGCTCAGGGCGTTTTATAAAAAACAATACACGTACAACAACTGCAAGATCTTCCTGGCCGGCAACCTGCCGGCGGATATGATCGAAATGCTGAACCGGTATTTCGGCAGCAGCGAATGGAACGGGCAAAGCCACCTGCTGCGCCCGGATTTGCCGATACTGCCGGCGGAGGAAAAGAAATACCGCATCTTCAACGATGAAAACGGTGTGCAGGGAGCGGTGCGTGTAGCGCGCCCCTTCCCCAACCGCTACCATCCCGATTTCCCGAAAATGCTGGTGCTGAATACCATCTTCGGCGGCTACTTCGGAAGCAGGCTGATGAGCAACATCCGGGAAGACAAAGGGTATACCTACGGCATCCATTCGCAGATCTATAACTTCCGGCAAACGGGCGGCATCAACATCCACACCGAAGCCGGCCGTGACGTATGCGAAGCCACACTCACGGAGATCTACAAAGAACTGGCCCGCCTGCAAACAGAACCGGTGCCGGAAGAAGAACTGGGCCTGGTGCGGAACTACATGATCGGATCCATTCTCGGCGACCTCGACGGGGCCTTCCAGGTTATCCAGCGCTGGAAAAACCTCATCCTCAACGATCTCGACGAGCATTATTTCCAGAACAACGTCAGGACTATTAAAACCATTACCGCTGAAGAACTGCAGCACCTGGCCAAAGTATATTTCAACCGGGAGGATTTTTACGAGCTGATCGTGATCTGA
- a CDS encoding M16 family metallopeptidase, which translates to MIHYNKFTLDNGLRVLVHEDATTPMAVVNVLYDVGSRDENPAQTGFAHLFEHLMFGGSINIPEYDEPLQMAGGENNAYTTSDLTNYYIELPAENIETAFWLESDRMLSLAFSEKSLDVQRKVVCEEFKEHYINKPYGDVWHKMRELAYSSHPYRWMTIGKELSHIENARLDDVKSFFFKHYRPVNAILVVAGKVTTEQVKKLAEKWFGDIPTGEKYVRSITAEPPQASAHLLEVTGKVPLDALYKTYHIYPRQDQRYYTADLISDILGGGGSSRLHQTLVKEKKLFSNIECYHFGTVDAGLLSIEGKLVKGVKMKDAERGIQEELEKLQQTVIPERELQKVKNRVESLLAFEDMSLLNRANNLAFYELMGDAGLMNAEFERYERVTTADVHHEAQIIFSEKNANTIHYYAGNQV; encoded by the coding sequence ATGATTCATTACAATAAATTCACATTGGACAACGGGCTGAGAGTACTCGTGCATGAAGACGCCACTACGCCCATGGCGGTGGTCAACGTGCTGTACGACGTTGGCTCGCGCGATGAAAACCCCGCGCAAACCGGTTTCGCACACCTGTTTGAGCACCTGATGTTCGGCGGCTCCATCAACATCCCCGAATACGACGAGCCGCTGCAGATGGCCGGCGGGGAAAACAACGCCTACACCACCAGCGACCTTACCAACTATTACATAGAACTGCCGGCGGAAAACATCGAAACGGCCTTCTGGCTCGAAAGCGACCGGATGCTCTCCCTCGCGTTCTCCGAAAAAAGCCTCGACGTGCAGCGGAAAGTGGTGTGCGAAGAATTCAAAGAACACTACATCAACAAACCTTACGGCGATGTATGGCATAAAATGCGCGAGCTGGCTTACAGCAGCCATCCCTACCGCTGGATGACGATCGGGAAGGAACTGTCGCACATCGAAAATGCCCGCCTCGACGATGTGAAGTCGTTTTTCTTCAAACATTACCGCCCCGTGAACGCCATCCTGGTAGTAGCCGGGAAGGTGACCACCGAACAGGTGAAGAAGCTGGCGGAAAAGTGGTTCGGCGATATCCCCACCGGTGAAAAATACGTGCGCAGCATCACGGCGGAACCGCCGCAAGCGAGCGCCCACCTGCTGGAAGTGACCGGCAAAGTGCCGCTGGACGCGCTGTATAAAACGTATCACATTTACCCGCGGCAGGATCAGCGGTATTATACGGCCGACCTGATTTCCGACATCCTCGGCGGCGGCGGTTCCTCCCGCCTCCATCAAACGCTGGTGAAAGAAAAGAAACTGTTCAGCAACATCGAGTGTTACCACTTCGGCACCGTAGATGCGGGTTTGCTCAGCATCGAAGGCAAGCTGGTAAAAGGTGTGAAGATGAAAGACGCCGAGCGCGGTATCCAGGAAGAACTGGAAAAACTGCAACAGACCGTTATCCCCGAAAGAGAACTGCAGAAAGTGAAGAACCGGGTGGAAAGCCTGCTGGCTTTTGAAGACATGAGCCTGCTGAACCGCGCCAACAACCTGGCCTTCTACGAACTCATGGGCGACGCCGGGCTGATGAACGCAGAGTTTGAGCGCTACGAGCGCGTTACCACGGCGGATGTGCATCATGAGGCACAGATCATCTTTTCGGAGAAAAACGCCAATACCATTCACTATTACGCAGGAAACCAAGTATAA
- a CDS encoding aspartyl protease family protein, producing the protein MRFQTFHVLILCLLIFNIDVRAQEPESINQEPEARFITRFPFKQYYGGVVVISARLQHYPDTLQFLLDTGSAGISLDTSTCIRLGVKLTPSDKIVRGLGASKNISFAVDHSLHLPGLTVDSLDFHVNNYELISQVYGIQIDGIMGYSLLSKYIVQVDYDKEEIVVYSQGRFRYPRGGYLMKPNLTFIPVVPAPMRSGKRNVNHRYYFDTGAGMCLLLSTQFVKDSALLVKRKAKVIPTEAQGLGGKMQMFITTMNEFRIGNYTFRNVPTYLFDDITNITSYPSLGGMIGNDLLRRFNLTLNYARKEIHLLPNTHFRDQFDYSYTGLIIYLIDNRIEVTDVIKNSPAEKAGFRPGDIILAVNNNFTSNLQVYRDILKNIGTRPTLLLMRNGELMLKKLPIRSIL; encoded by the coding sequence ATGCGTTTTCAGACATTTCACGTTTTAATCCTCTGCCTGCTGATTTTCAATATTGACGTACGGGCCCAGGAACCAGAGAGCATCAACCAGGAACCGGAAGCCCGGTTCATCACCCGCTTTCCCTTCAAGCAGTATTACGGGGGCGTGGTGGTGATCTCCGCACGCCTTCAGCATTACCCCGATACCCTGCAGTTCCTGCTCGACACCGGCAGCGCCGGCATTTCGCTCGATACCTCCACCTGTATCAGACTGGGCGTCAAACTCACGCCGTCCGATAAAATCGTGCGTGGCCTGGGCGCCAGCAAAAACATCTCCTTTGCCGTGGATCATTCCCTCCACCTGCCCGGTCTTACGGTCGACAGTCTCGATTTCCACGTGAACAACTACGAACTGATCAGCCAGGTGTACGGCATACAGATAGACGGCATTATGGGTTACAGCCTGCTGAGCAAATACATCGTGCAGGTCGATTACGACAAGGAAGAAATTGTGGTATACAGCCAAGGCCGTTTCCGTTATCCGAGGGGCGGGTACCTGATGAAGCCCAACCTCACCTTCATTCCCGTGGTGCCCGCGCCCATGCGCAGCGGCAAGCGGAATGTGAACCACCGGTATTACTTCGACACCGGCGCCGGGATGTGCCTGCTGCTGAGCACGCAGTTCGTGAAAGACAGCGCGCTGCTGGTAAAACGCAAGGCCAAGGTGATACCCACGGAAGCGCAGGGGCTCGGCGGTAAAATGCAGATGTTCATCACCACCATGAACGAATTCAGGATTGGCAACTACACCTTCCGGAACGTGCCTACCTACCTGTTCGACGATATTACCAACATCACCTCATACCCCTCGCTGGGCGGCATGATCGGGAACGATCTCCTGCGGCGCTTCAACCTCACCCTTAACTACGCCCGCAAGGAGATACACCTCCTGCCCAACACCCACTTCCGCGACCAGTTCGACTATTCCTACACCGGCCTCATCATTTACCTGATCGATAACCGCATTGAGGTGACGGACGTGATCAAGAACTCCCCGGCCGAAAAAGCCGGCTTCAGGCCCGGCGATATCATCCTGGCCGTGAACAACAATTTCACCAGCAACCTCCAGGTTTACCGCGATATACTCAAGAACATCGGCACCCGCCCCACCCTGCTGCTGATGCGCAACGGGGAGCTGATGCTCAAAAAGCTGCCCATCCGCAGTATATTGTAG
- the mqnC gene encoding cyclic dehypoxanthinyl futalosine synthase — translation MQLEDLYKKAQHFEFLTAEEGVYLFEHAPLTELMQIANELRKQQVPHGKVTWQIDRNVNTTNVCTANCKFCNFYRIPGHAEAYITDIEEYKRKIDETLKYGGDQLLLQGGHHPELGLSFYTNLFRQLKELYPTLRLHTLGPPEVAHITKLEKSTHIEVLRALQEAGMDSLPGAGAEILNDRVRRLISKGKCGAQEWLDVMRAAHKLNIATSGTMMFGHVETVLERFEHLVAIRQVQSEKPEGHYGFTAFIPWTFQDVDTLLARIRGVHNMTTSEEYIRMIALSRIMLPNIKNIQASWLTVGKAVAQLCLHAGANDFGSIMIEENVVSAAGAPHRFTYRSIQDAIREAGFEPQLRTQLYQFREIPQTIEEQVINY, via the coding sequence ATGCAATTAGAGGATTTATACAAAAAGGCCCAGCATTTTGAATTCCTGACGGCAGAAGAGGGTGTGTACCTGTTTGAGCACGCTCCCCTGACGGAACTGATGCAGATCGCCAACGAACTGAGGAAGCAACAGGTGCCGCACGGCAAAGTGACCTGGCAGATTGACCGGAATGTGAACACCACCAACGTGTGCACGGCCAACTGTAAATTTTGTAATTTCTACCGCATTCCCGGCCACGCGGAAGCGTATATCACAGACATCGAGGAATACAAGCGCAAGATTGACGAAACCCTGAAATACGGGGGCGATCAACTGCTGTTGCAGGGCGGCCACCACCCGGAACTGGGCCTCAGTTTTTACACGAACCTTTTCCGCCAGCTGAAGGAACTGTATCCCACCCTCCGCCTGCACACCCTGGGCCCCCCGGAAGTGGCGCACATCACCAAACTCGAAAAAAGCACCCATATAGAAGTGCTCCGCGCGCTGCAGGAAGCGGGCATGGACAGCCTGCCCGGCGCCGGCGCGGAAATCCTCAACGACCGGGTACGCCGCCTGATCTCGAAAGGCAAATGCGGCGCCCAGGAATGGCTTGACGTGATGCGCGCCGCCCACAAACTGAACATCGCCACCTCCGGCACCATGATGTTCGGCCACGTGGAAACCGTGCTTGAGCGCTTTGAGCACCTGGTGGCCATCCGACAGGTACAAAGCGAAAAACCGGAAGGGCACTACGGCTTCACAGCCTTCATCCCCTGGACGTTCCAGGACGTGGACACCCTGCTGGCCCGTATCCGTGGCGTGCATAACATGACCACTTCGGAAGAGTACATCCGCATGATCGCCCTGAGCCGCATCATGCTCCCCAATATCAAAAACATCCAGGCCAGCTGGCTGACGGTGGGCAAGGCCGTGGCGCAACTCTGCCTCCACGCCGGCGCGAACGATTTCGGGTCCATCATGATCGAAGAAAATGTGGTAAGCGCCGCCGGCGCACCGCACCGCTTCACTTACCGGAGCATCCAGGATGCCATCCGCGAAGCAGGCTTCGAACCGCAGCTGCGCACACAGCTGTACCAGTTCAGGGAAATTCCGCAAACCATCGAAGAACAGGTGATCAACTACTGA
- a CDS encoding GNAT family N-acetyltransferase, producing the protein MLELLVNDTTSLRQLQPAHAPALFQLVNLSRKHLRKFLPWVDYNTTEEHSLRFIELMLRKANEQTAVAFGIWHNNELCGVIDLHDWDHALQKAEIGYWLAEACQGKGIVTSCCKVLIGYAFAALRLNKVEVRFVLQNDKSAQIPIKLGFAKEGVLRQSAKLHGQYVDMVVMGMLRKDWKY; encoded by the coding sequence ATGCTAGAACTCCTTGTAAACGATACTACCAGCTTACGGCAGCTTCAACCGGCACACGCGCCCGCCCTGTTTCAACTGGTCAACCTTTCGCGTAAGCACCTGCGTAAATTCCTGCCCTGGGTAGACTACAATACCACCGAAGAACACTCGCTCCGTTTCATCGAACTGATGCTGCGCAAAGCGAACGAACAAACCGCCGTGGCGTTCGGCATCTGGCACAACAACGAGCTGTGCGGAGTGATTGACCTACACGATTGGGATCATGCGCTGCAAAAAGCGGAAATCGGCTACTGGCTCGCGGAAGCCTGCCAGGGCAAAGGCATCGTTACCAGCTGCTGCAAAGTCCTCATCGGGTATGCCTTTGCCGCTTTACGGCTGAACAAGGTGGAAGTGCGCTTTGTGCTGCAGAACGACAAAAGCGCGCAGATACCCATCAAACTCGGGTTTGCCAAAGAAGGCGTGCTGCGCCAGAGCGCAAAACTGCACGGCCAGTATGTAGACATGGTGGTGATGGGTATGCTGCGGAAAGACTGGAAATATTAA
- a CDS encoding hydroxypyruvate isomerase family protein: MTNHSRRDAIKKVATMALASTAFTSLSNRVAAHEQAVDEKLKGKINHSVCAWCYNGIPLEDLCKAAGQIGIQSIDLLGPKDFDTAKKYGLTCAMVALNHKDWGITRGWNRKEHHEPLIKVYEQLIDETAKAGFTNLICFSGNRGGMDDQQGIENCAAGLRKLMSYAEKKKVTIVMELLNSKVDHADYQCDHTAWGVELCKAIGSERFKLLYDIYHMQIMEGDVIRTLQASQQYIAHYHTGGVPGRHEIDETQELYYPAIMKAVYETGFKGFVAQEFVPKREDKLASLKQGVLICDV; encoded by the coding sequence ATGACAAATCATTCCCGCAGAGATGCGATCAAAAAAGTAGCAACCATGGCACTGGCAAGCACCGCCTTCACCTCCCTGTCCAACCGCGTGGCCGCGCACGAGCAGGCGGTGGACGAAAAACTGAAAGGAAAAATCAATCACTCCGTTTGCGCGTGGTGCTATAATGGCATCCCGCTAGAAGACCTCTGCAAGGCCGCCGGCCAAATCGGCATCCAGTCGATCGACCTGCTGGGGCCCAAAGACTTCGATACGGCCAAAAAATACGGCCTTACCTGCGCCATGGTGGCACTCAACCATAAAGACTGGGGCATCACCCGCGGCTGGAACCGTAAGGAACATCACGAACCGCTGATCAAGGTATACGAGCAGCTCATCGACGAAACGGCCAAAGCCGGCTTCACCAACCTCATCTGTTTCTCCGGCAACCGAGGCGGCATGGACGACCAGCAGGGCATCGAAAACTGCGCCGCCGGCCTCAGAAAACTGATGAGCTACGCGGAGAAAAAGAAAGTGACCATCGTCATGGAACTGCTCAACAGCAAGGTAGATCACGCCGATTACCAGTGCGACCATACGGCCTGGGGCGTGGAATTGTGTAAAGCCATCGGCTCGGAGCGCTTCAAATTATTATACGACATCTATCATATGCAGATCATGGAGGGGGATGTGATCCGCACCCTGCAGGCCAGCCAGCAGTACATCGCCCATTATCACACCGGTGGCGTGCCGGGCAGGCATGAAATCGACGAAACGCAGGAGCTGTATTACCCGGCGATCATGAAAGCCGTGTACGAAACCGGTTTCAAAGGGTTCGTAGCGCAGGAATTCGTGCCGAAACGGGAGGATAAACTGGCTTCCCTGAAGCAGGGCGTGCTGATCTGCGACGTTTAA